CTCAATAGCGCCTTCAGTATCGTCGGCCCGCAGTACTTCAAAACTATCGGTACGCCGCTGCTCGCGGGTCGCGATTTCAAAGAAACGGATACCGCCACTTCGCCGCTGGTTGGGGTCGTGAACGAGACATTTGTGAAGAAACTTGGGCTTGGTCCCAATCCCGTCGGCAAAGTATTTCGGCGGGAAGCAACTTCACACGAGCCGGAAGTCGAGTTCCAGATCGTCGGACTCGCGAAAGACACAAAGTACTTCGATTTGAGGGAAAAGAACTGGGCAATCGCTTATCTGCCTGCGGCACAGAGTCATCTCCGTGATCCCGGCATTCAGTTTGTTCTACGGTCAGCGGCTCCAATGGCCAGCATCAATTCCCAGATAAAGAGCACGATCGCGGAAGTCAATCCGGCGATAGAGATCAATTTCCAGAGTTTTCAGCGAATGATTGGCGACTCGCTCTTGCAGGAGCGACTGATGGCTACGCTCTCCGGCTTCTTCGGTTTCCTTGCCGCCTTGCTTGCCACTGTCGGACTTTATGGTGTGATCTCATACATGGTCGTGCGCCGCACGAGCGAAATCGGCATCCGCATGGCTTTGGGAGCAGATCGTGCGGGAATCATCGCAATGGTCTTGCGCGAGGCGGGAACGCTTCTCGGAGCGGGAATTTTCACCGGTGTGATCCTCTCTGTTGCTAGTGCGAGGACGGCGAAGTCACTGCTCTACGGCTTAACGTCCTACGATCCGCTTACGCTTGTTGCAGCAGTTCTGCTGCTCGCAATTGTGACCGTTGCCGCAAGTTCATTGCCCGCGCGGCGAGCTTCACATCTGGATCCGATGGTCGCGTTACGGGAAGAATGAAGTTGGCTACCTTGGGGATGTCCATC
The Terriglobales bacterium DNA segment above includes these coding regions:
- a CDS encoding FtsX-like permease family protein, whose translation is LNSAFSIVGPQYFKTIGTPLLAGRDFKETDTATSPLVGVVNETFVKKLGLGPNPVGKVFRREATSHEPEVEFQIVGLAKDTKYFDLREKNWAIAYLPAAQSHLRDPGIQFVLRSAAPMASINSQIKSTIAEVNPAIEINFQSFQRMIGDSLLQERLMATLSGFFGFLAALLATVGLYGVISYMVVRRTSEIGIRMALGADRAGIIAMVLREAGTLLGAGIFTGVILSVASARTAKSLLYGLTSYDPLTLVAAVLLLAIVTVAASSLPARRASHLDPMVALREE